A segment of the Phocoena sinus isolate mPhoSin1 chromosome 11, mPhoSin1.pri, whole genome shotgun sequence genome:
GTAAACCTTATTTCCTATACGAGGAAAGATGTATAGAAACCAATAGTTTAAAAGCAAGCCAGTCCTCGATACGTGCCTCCCATTCAGGGGAAGGTCCGTGGTCTGCCCTCATCGTTGTTGCTGGACTGCACCTGAGTTTGGAGTTGGGTTTCTGAGATTCTTGCATTGCCCTGAACTGTTCTTTGAGTGTAAAAAAGGATGTAGGCTTGAGTTTTGCACACTTCCTCGACAGTGCATACATTCAGCTTTGAGTCATTGCAGTGGACCCAAAAACCTAGGAAaccaaatgaaagaaagagagaaaatgactaCCCAACTTATATTTCAGTCACCAGGCAAACAAGGAGATGAGGAAAGGGCCAGAGGAGCTCTGAATAGATCCAACCCTTGATTGTTGGTGGTGgatgaagagaaaagtaaatgaaaccAACAGACTTCCCTGAAACCACTGGTTTTAACCCTGCAAGCCCCACCACAATACTGCTTGCAGTATCGACCGACTATAATTTTTGtcctcatttcatttcattcagtcTTCTTCACTGCCCATTAGGGTTTTCTACAAAGACAGGAGACTGGGGGCTAAGAgatgggaaaaggaggaggaggagagggggagtgTAAATAGAAGTGATAAAGGAACACTTAGAaggaataaaaagttattttttacagGCTCCCTCTGGCTACCCCAAGGGCTGAGGGGTTCAGGATGGGTACACTACTGAAAACACATTCGCAGCCCACCTGCCTCAGCGCAGTAGCTGGGAGGCTCTGCCCTGAGGGCAAGGACTGAAGGCTCCTTGGGAAGGGCCTTtttagtaagtgctcagtaagtgtccTCAGCTTTGTTATAAGCTGAGGCTAGTGAGATTCCATGAAGTTAGATGGGTCATACTGTTTCTGCAAAACCAAGAATGAAACTGAAGTCTGCAGCAGAAGTATTAGTAACAACAATAACCTCTAACATTAACTGACCATTACATACTAGACACGGTGCTCAGCACTTTTACATGTTAGTTCCTGTCAATTCTTAGAACAATCAAATGTTGTTACTTAGTGATGTATCCAAAATTTGAATCCATCTTTCATAATTCTTTCCACTGGATTTTAATGTATGTAATATCCCCCTATAgattaaataaaaggaatgaaatgtggACAAACCAACCCTTttttgtgtcccccaccccacagAGTAAAGCGCACGCACCTCCCTCTGTGTTGTAGCAATAGGCTGTGTAGTGTCCTGAGCCAAACCCTTTCCCGTGATGCATGACCACTGCGGAGAGATCATAGGCAAAGGTCTCTTTGTCAAGAGAGGAGAGCATGTCCCTGCAGCAGTAAGGTTCCATGGTTAATACCTGGTCAAAGACGACATGGACCCCAATCTTCTCTCGGTGATTACGGCCAGACCACCTAGAACATGGATATAAACTTCTTACTAACTAGAAATGGCATGTGTGATCAGAGGCAGAGGTAGGTAAAACGGGGAATGGAGAAAATTTAACCTTCTGGATTTGGTTTTCTTTCACAAGACAGTGGTAATCAATGTTCACATATATTTCCTGTGAATATTGCATGTTCTCTGAAACTAGAAATCCCTGAACAAGCAATTCAGGCAATACTCTTTTTGTACTTTACCTCCTGCCCTCCTTTTCACAGATTATCTCATACTTTATTCTGAAGATGAATCTATAAAAGCCCAAGCGAGGCTAGGAAATGTTCAAGCACAGACACCCAAGTGCAGGCTAGCTGATTAAATAGGACCATGAGAGCAGAAGCCCAGTCCTGGCCCCCGACATCAGCTTGCTTCACTGGGCATGAACCATACACTCCATGGAAAGCGTGAGGCCTCTAGGGAACAGGCTTCTCCTCCCAACACCGAAGAAGACATCTGCCTTCGCCAAAGCCTTTGAAGTAGCTATTCCCACAGCTCACAGCCACCTGGGACGCCCCAGAGCAAGCTCACCTGAATCTTTTAAGGTGCAGCCGGAGGACCTGAGGTAGTCTGTAGATCATTAACTGCTTTCTGGCTTCACTCAGAACAAGGGGTTTTGGATTGGATTTTCGTCGTTTGCCTATATGGTTTGGGAAGGCATAAGACATAGATTGTGAGGAGACTCATTCTTTCCGAGCTATGGCAGAGACAGTGACTTGCCACTCGATACGCATTCTTCTTATTTCTCAGTATTAAACCTCAATTATATTTGGGGCAGCAATGTGACCCTCTCTAagactgcatttcccagcctcGCATGCCTGCATGGAGTGGCCACGGAAGTTCTGGTTGAGATGAAAGGAGTGATTGTGTGGCACTCTTGGGATGGCTGCTTAAAGAAGGCTGACTCAGTTGTAAGGTGCATCCTTTGTCCTTCCCACTGTCTGAAaggaatctcagtttcctttcctgtgaaatGGGGGATAATGCATATATTTCAGCCTTAGGGAAAAGGTAAGAGGACACAGGATTACTAAAGGACAGCGTGTTTAAACAGATTTTTCCCCCATGCTTGTGGCCtatacaaatatttagaaaagaaactgctggttttatatttttattgttttttaaaaaaatatttatttatttatttgactgcactgggtcttagttgtggcatacatgtgggatctagttccctgaccagggatcgaacctgggccccctgcattgggagcatggagtcttacccactggaccaccaggaaagtccctggttttatatttttatgccaTACCTATTTTCTGAAACATGTTTCTTGGTAACAGCACACTGCTAGAAATGCAGGACAAGGCTGACAGGCTGGCCAAATACACCCAGTCCAAAGCAGAACCAGTGCTTGAGACTccaattttgtttataaaaatactgaattgtgggtgaaatgcatttttaaattacagcaaGTAAACAGTGGAAATGAAGTTCTCTTAATTTCCATCAGAAGCCTTCTCTATAACCATTTACTGATGACTGCTCtgttattatattaattaaatcGGTGAAtggatgggaatataaaattagTGGTCCACTGTGGTGCCTGCTAATTGTCTTTGAGCTGTTGAAATCATGGTCTCAGTGTCTGAAGAGCTTGGCATCTGATTTCGAAGTCCTGTCTGTACCACTCGTGAAAGGTAGCAAGTCACAGCGAGATGACGTATCAAGGAGCTTTCTGTGACAATACGATGTGGAGCTGTTGCTTCTCATAATAGACTGCAGCTTTTACTAGGGCTGGTAGTCATGATATGTGAGAGCATGAgcagaaagagaattcaaagaGGGGCCTGGCCTTATTTTACATTCCTGTTCACCAGCAGATTTTTGAAAATTACTGCAGCTCTGCCTGGGAATCCTGGCAGTGACTGCTGCTCTCAGCAGAGGGAGTAAGTGAGCTAAGATGAAGACAATAATAGAATATGGCTTTGTTTCCCTAAAATGaaattcacaaagaaaaagatattactgATTCAATTGAGATTGATCAGTTCTGTCTCCCATTTGATTAAGCTGGCCACACAGAAAGGTGGCAGACTGAAAGTTTTGAAAGTTTCACAAGCAACAGATCAATGCATCTCATCCCTTCACCATAGCTTTCCTTCCCTGCTATTTGAACCTGTCTATAGAAATACTGGAAAATGGGCACATATGGCAACCAGAAAAACAATCCTTTcttgcaaaaatttaaaaaaagtatttcttgcATAATCTATCAAGTCCAAGAATGATACAGTTAAGGCTGTTAACATCCTTCTGTTCCTTACAAGTACAAAGCTTTATgaatcactattttaaaaagaaaaaacaatgttctAGTAAGATAATTTAAGTCACTGCCTTTATATCTCAATATGGAACAGGATAGGTGAGTTTATGGTTAACCAAATACAGCacttcaaattttgttttaaaatggcaaaatgatAGCAGGTGTGACTTGATTTTTATCCTGATTCTTCACAGAGAACAGGTTTCCCACGGTGTACTACTTTAAAAAACCATGTGCAGAAGTATTAAAAGGGCTACCGTAAAACTGTCGTTCCCAAAACTTGTAGTCCAGACTACAGTATGGCTGCAAATTGATTTCAGATCTCTGCACAATCCATTCATCTTAGTTTCCAAATCTCTATATGCCAGAAACCCAAACATCAGCTTCAAAGTATTTGCTCTGCATTTCCTCTGTCCATGCTGGGTTAGCAAAAGCAGTAAGTGTTAGTGTGGTAAGACatgggggtgaggatggggggTGCATAAGATACTCACAGAGCCATATAGAAAAAATTCCACTTTACAGTTAAAGCTATGATAGAGAAATACTTCCTTATGACCCTTCTGAGATGTGAACCTTTCAGGCATGTGACAATAACTATGAAGCTGCCATAGAGCAATGCACCATATGACTTCCTTTCTTGGTTTCATTGTACTTTAAATCTACAAATTCAGGACAAAACCACACTTTTCTGATACTAGAGCCTCAAACAGGCTATGCCACCTGAACTTTAAATAAgaaatgtcagggcttccctggtggcacagtggttgagagtccgcctgccgatgcaggggacacgagttcgtgccccggtccgggaggatcccacatgctgcagagcggctgggcctgtaagccatggccgctgagcctgcgcgtccggagcctgtgctctgaaacgggagaggccacaacagtgagaggcccgcgtaccgcaaaaaacaaaacgaaacaaaaaaacccactcaaTATTACAGTGTTACTTTTGACTAAAGTGGCAAGTGaaacacctgaaactgatattcCAGTTACACacacccacccctacccccagcacTCACTGTTACATTGGTCACAAGCGTAGATTCTCCCTTCCAGAGCCTCTGTTTCTGTGAACTTGGCCAGCATCTCAGTGAGCAGGCACTGAGTCTGATTCAAAGGGATAAACCCCTTTTCTATGCAGTGATAGCGTTCAGGGAATTCCAGGGACAGATCCCAAAAGGGCTCGATGGTATTGGATTTGTAATTGCATGATACACATGTGACCTAGAATGAAAAGATTGGTTTACAGGTTATATAACTTCCATGCTTCCCACGTACATTTTTGCTAGCACATAACAACCAAAACTAAGTGCATAGTTTTCCAGAAACATTTAactgtaatattaaaataataaacataacttTAAGAGAATTAGAGCATATGACTTCTGGTATGTATCTCTAACCATGACGCTAGCTGGAACTGGAAAACCACACAGCAGTTATTACTACctacccctttctctcttctctcataaAGCATGCTTTGCCATTCAATGCTGCAGTATTACAGATGGAAGTTACCATGGAGGCAAGGCATCATCAATCTGAGATGGAGAATTCGCAGATTCCTGTCTGCTTCTCTCGTCCTCATACTCCTGTTCTCTCCAGACTTTGCTCCTTCCATCCAGTCCAACTTGCCTCTTTTTGCCCTTGTTTCTTGCAGCATCCCTACACTGATCCCTTGTGATTAGACCTCCTCCCCCGCTCAAAGTACCTTGTGATCAGACCTCCTCCCCCGCTGTAACCTTCCCAGATGCACCTTTCTTCCTACAGACCCTCAGAGGGGTAGAGGAAGTGCTGAGAAACAGTCCCCTTTCACACGCTGAAAAATAAAAGCCTAAATAAACTTCCTCTTCCCATCCTACTCATACTCATCATTCTTTTAAAACCctcaatacagggcttccctggtggcgcaggggttgagagtccgcctgcctatgcaggggacatgggttcgtgccccggtccgggaagatcccacatgccgcggagtggctgggcctgtgagccatggccgctgagcctgcgtgtccggagcctgtgctccccaacgggagaggccacagcaatgagaggcccgcataacgccaaaaaaaaaaaaaaaaaaaaaaaaaaaaaaaaccctcaataccCGGACACAAAACCTCAGTAGGATAGGGTAGAGGTTTTACCTCAATCTCTCTAAGTTGCCCACCTCTTTGCCTCTACAAATTCTTTCCGCATGTTCTCACAAAGCCTTATCTATGAGTCTTCACTCATGTCCTTAGATGGCTAAGGAAATGAAAGGTAATGGGGAACAGGAGGGAGACTTGCTTACCCTTTGGCATCCTCCGAGCCACCTCCCTCCCTTATATGTAAAGAATGCCTTGGAAGGAAGAGTGCTCTTTCAAACAACCATGGAACCAAGGTTATAGGCAAACTTCAATTTCCTAAAACTGATCAAAGGATGGCATGCCAACAATGGGTACTTGATTTTAACAATGGGAATATTATATTACCTGTATCATCATTAAAGATTAAAGACATTTACTGAAAGTGAAATGATATGGCAAGTTAAACTAAAAATCTGCCTGTTAAGACAGGAGGCAAATTCACCAACAAGGCCGTCGCACAGTATAGTAAAAGGTACAGTGGCCGCGCTCAGCTATGCATAGTTACAGCAAATGTTGGCTACCCTAGTTAGGCCAACAGCCTGGGGGAGCTACGCACGGGAAGCCTAACTACTACACCAACCCGTTTCCAGTGTGGTGGGTAGCTGGGGATGGGCTGGGCACACACCTACCTGGCTGAGTAGCTGCCCGTGAAATATGGTGTTCACCACCTTTAAGACCTGTTTGGTGAGCTTCCTCTGGGAGAAGGGGATGAGGATCCGGCGCTTGGTGCCCTCGGACTCGAGTTCCTGCTGCACTTTGTGCAACAACTCGCAGAGAAACTCCTGCGCGTCCTGTTGGTCGTAGCCGCGGAAGGCGGGGATCAGGCTCCACACCGAGTGAAGCATGGCGAAGGGCGACACCAGGGCCCACCTCCCGGACCACATGACGCGGAAGAGGGTGTGCAGTTCGTGGCAGAGGGAGATGTGCTTCGAGCTGGGCTCCTTGTTCTGGATGAGTTCTAGGCTCCTGCTAAGGGAGGCCCCGCCATTCAAGCAGAGGCCCTCGCGCTCGCAGGCCTCGGCCCCGTGGCTCCTGGGCGACAGCTCGGTGGCTGAGCTGCCGGCCGGCCTGCCCGCGAGAGGGGCCTTGCCGTTGGCGGCCCTGGGAAACAGCTGCTCCGTCTTGGACGGGTCGAGGTTCAGGAAGCACTCACGGAACTTGCGCAGGTGGCTGAGCACCTGGAGGATGGAGTTCATGTAGCAGGTGTTGCCCAGGTTGCGCAGGCCCGTGACGCCCGGCGCCATGGCGGGCGCGCGGCGCGGCGCAGGGCGGGGCCCAGCGGGCGCGGCGGCGCGGGGCGCGTGCAGCAGGAGTCGCGCGCTCTTGCGCGGAGGGGAGCTGGCCAGCTCCTCCAGCAGCCGCCGCTTCACCTCGCGCCGCCGCTGCCGCGCCGCCTCCTTCTTGCGCTCCAGCGCCtcctgccgccgccgctgctccAGCTTGGCCTGGCCCCGCGAGGTCTTCTCGAACCACAGCCGCAGCGTCCGGGCCAGCAGGCGCTGGCGCCGATACCACAGAGCCGTGAGCATCTGCGGCTGTCCCTGAGGAGCGCGCTGCGGCGGGACGGCGTCCTCGCCCGAGGCCATGGACCGTAGCGTCCGCCCGCGCCTCAGCGGCAGGTCCTGCGTCTGGCCCCTGACCGCCAAGAGGGAGCTTCTCAGCAGCTTGAGGTCCCCTTCGGGGTTGTCGTTGAGCACGTAGTCCTTGCACAGGTAGCAGAACACGTAGAGGTCCCGGACCTCCATGGCTAGCGGGTGTCCAGTCTTTTCGAAGTGTTTGAGGGCGTGGTCTTCGATGTAGCGGCCGCAGGCCACGTGGGAGCACTTGAGACAAGCCCACACGGACTCGGTGGTGGCGCACTCCCGGCAGCACCACTTCTGCGGGTTCAGGATGGAGTGGTCCTGGGCTAGCCGCAACCGCCCTACATGTTTGCATCTATCCATGTCGTATGGAAGTCTTCACTCTTTCAACCTGTCACGATAAAGGCCCtcgaagagagagagagagaggaagagaaagctttcagcaaaatattttcctagaaaaagGCTTGCAACCGGCATTTTCCACTCAGtattcatttgttttcaattCAAAACTGGTTCTTTTggaaggaagtttaaaaaaagaaaaagaaaagcaattttggCATAGACTGGGTATAACAGAAAGACAGTTAAgttccttaaaaagaaagaatcataaaATACTAAACGACAGACCTTAGCCCTAATGTGTAAGTTTACATTTTCTAAGGCTGTTTTAATTCTTGAATATCAGCTAATATTTATGTAAGGCTGATTCGGAAATGTCATTACCCTTATTTCACATTGCACCCAACTGGCCACCAGGGGAAAGAAACTTGTATTCTGAACCATCTCTGAATTGATGATGTCCTGGAAGTGAAAGCCTCTCTGTCTCATACTGACAAGATCCTGGCTGCATGCAAAAAGGGAcagggcagaggaaaggagaggagagacatAGACAGCGTTTCACATACCAGTAGGAGAGATGGAGACTCTCAAAAAGGCAATCTTAGGTCGGTTTCACTGTATTTCAAAGTAGAGATAAGAAGATAGGGTAAAAAAGATAAATGGTAAGAAAGAAAGTCCTCTGCAGTacaaactattatttttattttcttgagtccAAAGATCCGGCTAAGTAGGTAGACTGAGCCTCAATCTAACATTTTGTCTtttgtggtctgaatgtttgcaCCCCATTCATATGCTAAAATCTTAACCCtgaaaggtgatggtattaggaggtagggcctttgggaggtgcttaggtcaagAATGGGTTGACCCTCATGGGATGAGCCTTcaagaatgggattagtgcctttataaaagagctccctcaccccttcctccatgtgaggacaccGTGAAAAGCCAGCCATATGGCTATGAACCAGTTACTCCTTACCAGATAGGGAATGtgccatgatcttggacttcccagcctccagaactgtgagaaataaatgtttgttattcataagccacctagtctatggcatttttgttacagcaaccctgAGGAACTAAGCCGAAGTGtctttttgaaaagaataattaCATCTTGTAGAAAGGATGGGAAAACGTTTACCTTCCTTGCTGAAAGAATAGTTAAGTACAGAATGAGACAAATCTGACTTGTAGGACAAGAGCTGTAGTGGCTACTGGTATTACAGTATTTAACCAAACtactgagacaaaagaaaaaaaagcaaaacttctggatgatatatgtaaaaatgctttttatttttaaaaacagtggtaACATACTGagcgtttttttgttgttgttgtctttctAACATTGCTTCTTCAACACTGTTCACCAGAGAAGCCTAATAAGCAATTTTTCCAAGGGAAAGaggctattttaaaagaaaaccttttattctttggaaacttgactccccccaccccaatacCAGTATTTAAATTCCCTAAAGGCAGTTCCTCTTATAAACTGGATTTCCTTCACCCCATTTCTTgcccactttcatttctgtgaGCAAATACAGTTCTATGACTATGGGGTCACCCAGAGAAGTTCTAAATCCAAAGCACTCTGAGTAGTTCCTTTAGTTGGTTTTCCAGATGCCTTTTTTGGCTTGGCCCTATTGCTAAAGCCCACAAATATACCACAGGACCAAACCAGAGAtccttcccatttttaaattgcccATTCCAATGGGCAGAGGCCGTGTCTCTATATAAGAAATCCTTAAATCATACAAAGGAAAGTAACCTAGGTTATCTTCCATCAAGTCAGGTCATGCTTTTCCTTTGAGTACCATCAGGATTTAGTTTCtactatatttttctaattattgacTTGTTGCTAAGTGCCCTTTAAGTCATTTCTGTGGATGTATTTCTCCATTTCCTAACTAGCTATAATCTCCTTCAGAGAGGAGATCATgtgttatatttctttctttcctttttttttttgccgcactgtgtggcttgtgtgattttagttccctgaccagggatcgacgAACCCCGGCCCAACCACTgtgtcctaaccgctggaccgccagggaattccctatttttcttttaaaaaagaaaattttctttataattctttatAATTTCAAGACTTGTGGGTGTTCAACTCTTGAGTGGTCAAAGGTGTTCTGTCAGAATTACCTCTCCACACAGACCAGAACAGTATTGAAATAAccatttctgtttactttttgtAGGGCATAGCCAAATTAAAACAGAcatacatttaaaagataaaatggtaaataaatgaattgtCTTTTTGCTACCTATTACCAATCAGGAATTTAAGCTGGATACACATGATGCTTACAACCAATTActggagacacaaaagaaagtcagtaataaaagaatgaaaagggggaaaaaaaaaatcaaaagattggCAATTCCCAAGTTTGTCACTAacttcatatttttcaaaatgtagtcTCTGAACCACCTACCAGCATCAGAATTCCTTAGGATACCTGTCATAGGTACAGATTTCTGGTCCTGACTCCAAATGTGATGAATCAGATTTTGGGAGAGGGGTCTAAAAATCTCCATTTTAAACAAGCTCTACAGATGATTCATTTGTGCATTAAAGCCTTAGAACCACTATACTAATCCAGTAAATTATATAGGGCTGAAGAACGCCTcatagaaatcaaagaaataaaggaatcaaaaatgttatttctcaAGATCTTTCACTTAGACATTgttcaatagaactttctgcaacgATGGAAATATTCTTTATCTGCATTGTCCAATACTGTACTAACCAGCCACATGTGCCTcctgagtacttgaaatgtggctagtgaaaCTGAGGGactgacttttaattttatttaattttaattaatttaaatttaaataggcaCATGTGACTGGTGGCTGCGGTATTAGATAGCACAGATTTAAATACACCAGGACATACTATCTTTAGCTcacttgggttttctttttgttttcttccctttggaAGATTCACTACTCACTGAATCATGTCTGAATAGCCTCTTCTAACTCAAAACCTGACAAATCCCCATTTTAGCCAAAAGGAACCTTGATGTGTCTTCAGAAATTTAATTGCTACTGAGATCTTATCCCATGAAACATAGCACAGCTTCAAATCCTACCAAGAGAGAATATTTCTATGAACAGGAATACAGCAACACAACACCCAGGACATTGATACCTTATGAAATCAACTTCTGTGCTAGAAAAAACATGCTGGAATAACCGAAAGCCAAAATAGAAAACCACTAAAAAACCATTCCACACCCTCTTCATGGAATGCTGTCAAATGGAAAGGGCACTCTGGAAATTCTTTCTTCCAATTTCATTTCCTGATCTATGAATCTGCTGATCACGCACATCTTTTCCTGCACAGCCTTTTTCCCATTACAGATCTGTCGTGGCAACTAACTAACCTGCCATATGGCAGAGTAAATCCATTCAGGAAAACACAGGGCTACTCTGCACCTCACTACACTGATTTAACCTAGGCAGACTAGCTTCTCTAGAGGAAAAACATAGCTGATCATGAAATGGAAATCACTCAAAAGTGACACAAAAGTCAACACACACAATAGAGAATAAAGAGAATACAATCTTGGGTATACTCAGTTCAAGAAAGACCATGTATTTCACTCACCCCTCACACATCCTCTGACCATTTTATTTAAGAACAAGGCCTAACACTCACAGGCACAAAGAGgaaatctattttacatttttctgacaTGGACCCCTTTTCCTTCATAATTGCTAAAGGTCATAAAAGTCCTAACACTTCCATTTAAAACATATATCATCCAGTGTGACAGGCACCCAGTATCCTAAAGAGAGAAACTTGCAGCGTAACTGGGAATGAACATGATGTGCCTTAATAGTTCTCCATCgttaataaataaatgtcctGCTCACCCTGGATCAATCTGCATACAGGGAAAGCAAACCTGACAAAATATTAGCGTTTGCTTCTTTAAgtaatatagttttaatttaaaaatctgaatcaaCTTGAGCTAAAAaccataattaatatttaaaaggatTCTACTATAGTTAATATCACCAAATAGTAAAAGAAGGTAATGGAACCTGTTCAATGTTTGCCTTTTGTTCTGATGAGAAACTTCTAGATttatcacattattttttaaaagtctctgtaTGAGAGAGATGACTGAGCATtacaaaaatctttcaaaaaccTATAGCTTGAAAACATGATTCATCTTTTAATTGGACTATTCCAATTATTCTCAAATAGCAGATTTCTTAGCCGATCCGAAATGGATAACAGCATCACCCGAAATAAAATTTCTGGGGAGAagttcaacaaaaacaaaataggaaaaatttCAGAGAATCTACTTTAGGgagatttccatttcttctctctcatcGTATTGATTTCTTCTCAGTTCTTGACTAAGGATAGTGGAAAAATCCTGCCTGATCTTGGTGAGACCAAGCGGCATAAATTCCAGCTTCAGAGAGAGTAGACACTATGGTAACATGCTGACAGCCTTCATTTACATAAAAGAATACTAATTACGTGGTATCATCAACATCTGCGATTCTGCTCACCGCCATATGCGACAGAGCAGGGTATTTTAACCCTTCAACCTGCTACACATACCCTACATTACATGTCCCACAAAACCTGCAAAGGGTGCTTAAAGACACAATGAACACATttttacaaataacaagtgttgaaatgaattttattttcagctaACAGTTTATTTCtaagagatatgggaaaatatAATTTAGTATCAATATCCAATTaagacaaagattttttaaaacaaggtaGAAATCGCATTAAGATACAGTTAATAACCCAAAAGGGAAAATGCTACATTTTAGAGTATTATTGTATAAGGCTTTAAAAGGCTGTATTTTAAGTACAGTGAAACTAGCCTTTTGAATTTTTGCAttatggctaaaataaaaacaaaacaaagaaatagatacaaaataacaaaaacaaaaactaggggCAGAGACTGAGAAGGGTGAGGCTAGCCCTTGGCTAAGGGCAGTGTGTAGGGGGGGAGCACGCGGTGGGGTGGCAGGGCGGGGAGTAGCGGTGGAGGGGGGAAGATGGCTGAAGGGGTGGAGGGTCCTTACAGCTGCTGCACTTTCCCTTGTTCCCCTTCGTTTCCATTCTCCCTGAATGTGGGGGTGGATGGGGGACAGATAACCTGTAGGTCAGAGCGTCCGTCCCTCAGAGACTCCTGCAGAGGCTGAATTCTCTGGGACGAGGTTGGAAGCTCTAACCAAATGTGTTCTTGAGCTCTTAAACCCGAGAGCGGAACGGCCACTTAAGCAGCGGCTCTTGGCCACAGGCGATGGTACGCTGATGCGCTGGGTGCGCCGGGGCCTTGCGAGGTTGGCCATCACTCGTCAGTAATCAAGCGCTGATGTTCGAGAATGAGCCTGTTTAATCACGAGTTACAGATTTAAG
Coding sequences within it:
- the USP49 gene encoding ubiquitin carboxyl-terminal hydrolase 49 isoform X1, which gives rise to MDRCKHVGRLRLAQDHSILNPQKWCCRECATTESVWACLKCSHVACGRYIEDHALKHFEKTGHPLAMEVRDLYVFCYLCKDYVLNDNPEGDLKLLRSSLLAVRGQTQDLPLRRGRTLRSMASGEDAVPPQRAPQGQPQMLTALWYRRQRLLARTLRLWFEKTSRGQAKLEQRRRQEALERKKEAARQRRREVKRRLLEELASSPPRKSARLLLHAPRAAAPAGPRPAPRRAPAMAPGVTGLRNLGNTCYMNSILQVLSHLRKFRECFLNLDPSKTEQLFPRAANGKAPLAGRPAGSSATELSPRSHGAEACEREGLCLNGGASLSRSLELIQNKEPSSKHISLCHELHTLFRVMWSGRWALVSPFAMLHSVWSLIPAFRGYDQQDAQEFLCELLHKVQQELESEGTKRRILIPFSQRKLTKQVLKVVNTIFHGQLLSQVTCVSCNYKSNTIEPFWDLSLEFPERYHCIEKGFIPLNQTQCLLTEMLAKFTETEALEGRIYACDQCNSKRRKSNPKPLVLSEARKQLMIYRLPQVLRLHLKRFRWSGRNHREKIGVHVVFDQVLTMEPYCCRDMLSSLDKETFAYDLSAVVMHHGKGFGSGHYTAYCYNTEGGFWVHCNDSKLNVCTVEEVCKTQAYILFYTQRTVQGNARISETQLQTQVQSSNNDEGRPRTFP
- the USP49 gene encoding ubiquitin carboxyl-terminal hydrolase 49 isoform X2 codes for the protein MDRCKHVGRLRLAQDHSILNPQKWCCRECATTESVWACLKCSHVACGRYIEDHALKHFEKTGHPLAMEVRDLYVFCYLCKDYVLNDNPEGDLKLLRSSLLAVRGQTQDLPLRRGRTLRSMASGEDAVPPQRAPQGQPQMLTALWYRRQRLLARTLRLWFEKTSRGQAKLEQRRRQEALERKKEAARQRRREVKRRLLEELASSPPRKSARLLLHAPRAAAPAGPRPAPRRAPAMAPGVTGLRNLGNTCYMNSILQVLSHLRKFRECFLNLDPSKTEQLFPRAANGKAPLAGRPAGSSATELSPRSHGAEACEREGLCLNGGASLSRSLELIQNKEPSSKHISLCHELHTLFRVMWSGRWALVSPFAMLHSVWSLIPAFRGYDQQDAQEFLCELLHKVQQELESEGTKRRILIPFSQRKLTKQVLKVVNTIFHGQLLSQVTCVSCNYKSNTIEPFWDLSLEFPERYHCIEKGFIPLNQTQCLLTEMLAKFTETEALEGRIYACDQCNSKRRKSNPKPLVLSEARKQLMIYRLPQVLRLHLKRFRWSGRNHREKIGVHVVFDQWSCITGKGLAQDTTQPIATTQREVFGSTAMTQS
- the USP49 gene encoding ubiquitin carboxyl-terminal hydrolase 49 isoform X3, with product MDRCKHVGRLRLAQDHSILNPQKWCCRECATTESVWACLKCSHVACGRYIEDHALKHFEKTGHPLAMEVRDLYVFCYLCKDYVLNDNPEGDLKLLRSSLLAVRGQTQDLPLRRGRTLRSMASGEDAVPPQRAPQGQPQMLTALWYRRQRLLARTLRLWFEKTSRGQAKLEQRRRQEALERKKEAARQRRREVKRRLLEELASSPPRKSARLLLHAPRAAAPAGPRPAPRRAPAMAPGVTGLRNLGNTCYMNSILQVLSHLRKFRECFLNLDPSKTEQLFPRAANGKAPLAGRPAGSSATELSPRSHGAEACEREGLCLNGGASLSRSLELIQNKEPSSKHISLCHELHTLFRVMWSGRWALVSPFAMLHSVWSLIPAFRGYDQQDAQEFLCELLHKVQQELESEGTKRRILIPFSQRKLTKQVLKVVNTIFHGQLLSQVTCVSCNYKSNTIEPFWDLSLEFPERYHCIEKGFIPLNQTQCLLTEMLAKFTETEALEGRIYACDQCNSKRRKSNPKPLVLSEARKQLMIYRLPQVLRLHLKRFRWSGRNHREKIGVHVVFDQVFGSTAMTQS